In a genomic window of Pseudomonas putida:
- a CDS encoding DUF4123 domain-containing protein yields MTTVDNGLWIELLEASCAQSTNSCLDIIIDQTGSEMPLLGSVLSVEPALPWHSLFSDLPEAGAEDLAPLLVRVDLSIPLQRQWLIGLMQALNRDSRLLVLASNWPFPALAEYLGRCLEACNGGQSGLLRYYDPRLFPLMFSHVLEPQQQRLLLRPAVFWSWLDRDGRPQRLVGTCDEPVWPEERRPIVLSDSQLETFRCVSDATGAMKKLGKAIPPQLSAEQRFQTCFAAMLEATEDGLFNKPEREARCLERLRNACMTPNSEIRK; encoded by the coding sequence ATGACCACTGTCGATAACGGTCTCTGGATCGAACTGCTGGAAGCGTCTTGTGCCCAGTCCACCAATTCCTGCCTGGACATCATCATCGACCAGACCGGCAGCGAAATGCCGCTGCTCGGCAGTGTGCTCAGTGTCGAACCCGCCCTGCCCTGGCACTCGTTGTTCAGCGACTTGCCGGAGGCCGGTGCCGAGGATCTGGCGCCGTTGCTGGTGCGGGTTGATCTGTCGATACCGCTGCAACGGCAATGGCTCATTGGCCTGATGCAGGCGCTGAACCGGGACTCGCGATTGTTGGTGTTGGCCTCCAACTGGCCGTTTCCGGCATTGGCCGAATACCTCGGTCGATGCCTGGAAGCCTGTAACGGCGGGCAGTCGGGGTTGCTGCGCTATTACGACCCGCGTCTTTTTCCGTTGATGTTCAGTCATGTGCTTGAACCCCAACAGCAACGACTGCTGCTGCGTCCGGCGGTGTTCTGGAGCTGGCTGGATCGCGATGGTCGTCCCCAGCGGCTGGTGGGTACCTGTGACGAGCCGGTGTGGCCGGAAGAACGGCGGCCCATTGTGCTGAGTGACAGTCAGCTGGAAACGTTTAGGTGTGTCAGCGATGCCACTGGGGCGATGAAGAAACTTGGCAAGGCAATACCGCCGCAGTTGAGTGCCGAGCAGCGCTTTCAAACGTGCTTTGCGGCAATGCTCGAAGCCACCGAGGACGGTTTGTTTAACAAGCCCGAACGTGAAGCCCGCTGCCTTGAGCGGTTACGCAACGCGTGCATGACGCCAAACAGCGAGATCAGGAAATGA
- a CDS encoding DUF6124 family protein, with protein sequence MFKPTPNPPENDPDRIPSAADINATPRTLDTTFIVNPDLDTQTLLAHACESLASANVMTLDLADRTEGTSRNTLLGIAQVIMLGELAVSRALDRVESAG encoded by the coding sequence ATGTTCAAACCAACGCCCAATCCCCCGGAAAACGATCCTGACCGCATCCCCTCAGCCGCCGACATCAACGCCACCCCCCGCACACTCGACACCACCTTCATCGTCAACCCCGACCTCGACACCCAAACCCTGCTGGCCCACGCCTGCGAGTCGTTGGCGTCGGCCAATGTCATGACCCTGGATCTGGCAGACCGCACGGAGGGGACGAGTCGCAACACGCTGCTGGGTATCGCGCAGGTCATCATGCTGGGTGAGTTGGCGGTGAGTCGGGCACTGGATCGGGTTGAGTCGGCAGGATAG
- a CDS encoding AraC family transcriptional regulator, whose protein sequence is MTMPRASAQWFQGMLPALAQRGVDVEHLLARSGIDPQVLNDSEASIAHIQIAHFWTQACELTGDPLLALRASQDFRPGCMSQVGHLMLAAPTLADALTHLMRYQQLLSDVSDCDFSPQADGATLRLDVTPQVYAIPQAITDMTMGATMVFCRWLLGAGFRPKQVCLRRPPPSPADLALYRSVFDCPIRFDSPNNCMQLSSRDLQTPLPLANPQVFEVHREHLEERLKQRRQQSIALQVGNVLQQLLPEGEPSRERVAGLLNLSPSTLHRRLLAEGTTYKTLLDQRRAVLARGYVIQGTRPLLDIAFQLGFSDPSNFFRSFKRWYGVSPGRYRKQADKPAALASGL, encoded by the coding sequence ATGACAATGCCCAGAGCATCCGCTCAGTGGTTTCAAGGCATGCTGCCAGCGCTCGCACAGCGCGGCGTGGACGTGGAGCACCTGCTTGCCCGCAGCGGCATCGACCCGCAGGTATTGAACGACAGCGAGGCGAGCATCGCGCACATCCAGATCGCGCACTTCTGGACCCAGGCCTGCGAGCTCACCGGCGATCCCCTGCTGGCCCTGCGCGCCAGCCAGGATTTCCGCCCCGGCTGCATGAGCCAGGTGGGTCACCTGATGCTCGCCGCGCCGACCCTGGCCGATGCCCTGACCCACCTCATGCGCTACCAGCAACTGCTCAGTGATGTCTCGGACTGCGACTTCAGCCCGCAGGCCGACGGCGCCACCCTGCGCCTGGATGTCACGCCACAGGTCTATGCCATTCCCCAGGCCATCACCGACATGACGATGGGCGCCACGATGGTGTTCTGCCGCTGGCTGCTGGGTGCAGGGTTCCGGCCCAAGCAAGTGTGCCTGCGCCGCCCGCCTCCCTCGCCTGCGGACCTGGCGCTGTACCGCAGCGTGTTCGACTGCCCGATACGCTTCGACAGTCCGAACAACTGCATGCAACTGTCCTCGCGCGACCTGCAAACGCCCCTGCCATTGGCCAACCCGCAGGTCTTCGAAGTACACCGCGAGCATCTGGAAGAGCGCCTGAAGCAGCGGCGCCAGCAGTCGATTGCCTTGCAAGTGGGCAATGTGTTGCAGCAACTGCTACCCGAGGGCGAACCGTCGCGCGAACGGGTTGCCGGCCTGCTCAACCTGAGCCCCAGCACCCTGCATCGCCGGCTGCTGGCCGAAGGGACCACGTACAAGACCTTGCTCGATCAGCGCCGGGCCGTGCTGGCCCGGGGGTACGTGATTCAAGGCACCCGGCCGTTGCTGGATATTGCCTTTCAGTTGGGCTTCTCTGATCCGAGCAACTTCTTCCGCTCGTTCAAGCGCTGGTATGGGGTATCGCCGGGGCGATATCGGAAACAGGCGGACAAGCCTGCGGCGCTGGCGTCCGGGCTCTAG
- a CDS encoding TetR/AcrR family transcriptional regulator translates to MISPSITSRPNTMPDPRVLRSRQKMANALFDLISEGHTYPPAVNLVLERAGVARATFYSHFTDMDALLAWEVERILDELQASIDWQGHAQDAPFSGRVVHAVLLRARERTELFRLLLTGGAGPIPLERFYTRFYEASLAFNRRRCADMNLTPAIPLEVICSSISGQVMGVLRWMVIHQPDADVDQLVGWMRSIYQQGMSHLLMPPADSQGQ, encoded by the coding sequence ATGATCAGCCCGTCAATCACCAGCCGACCGAACACCATGCCCGATCCAAGAGTCCTGCGTAGCCGCCAGAAAATGGCCAATGCCTTGTTCGACCTGATTAGCGAAGGTCATACCTACCCACCGGCGGTGAATCTGGTACTGGAGCGTGCCGGGGTTGCCCGGGCCACGTTCTACAGCCATTTCACCGACATGGACGCGCTGCTGGCCTGGGAGGTGGAGCGCATCCTCGATGAGTTGCAGGCCAGTATCGATTGGCAAGGGCACGCCCAGGATGCGCCGTTCAGCGGTCGCGTGGTGCACGCCGTGCTGCTTCGGGCCCGGGAGCGCACGGAACTGTTTCGCCTGTTGCTGACCGGGGGCGCCGGGCCGATTCCGCTGGAGCGTTTCTACACGCGTTTCTACGAAGCCTCGCTGGCGTTCAACCGCCGGCGCTGCGCCGACATGAACCTCACCCCGGCGATTCCGCTGGAGGTGATCTGCAGCAGCATCAGCGGCCAGGTGATGGGCGTGCTGCGCTGGATGGTCATTCACCAGCCCGACGCCGATGTCGATCAACTGGTGGGCTGGATGCGCAGCATTTACCAGCAGGGCATGAGTCACTTGCTGATGCCGCCGGCTGACTCCCAGGGACAGTGA
- a CDS encoding WD40/YVTN/BNR-like repeat-containing protein translates to MHLSLAFLTLLASSVALAAQPPVDRLERPAPDQSHVQFQSFNDVQSLPAGFVAAGRDGLLVQGDGKGNLSPLPSPTSVLLTAVRGQPGQALWATGHDGLVLRQAPGKPWQRVLDGNRINAMLQAAAQQRLEKAQAASDASPGDSQLSQQLEDAQFYADDAQASQDAGPARPLLDLWVNDDRRAWAVGAYGVMLATDDGGAQWRLLDNLPNPERLHLNSVLETAPGVLLVAGEGGRLYRSDDGGQHWDALRQLGNGSLYRLIPLAKPGDVLVVGFGGFVARSQDAGVTWQTLPIPAKASLFGGTRLDNGGVLLVGQGGNLLYSQDLEHFRLWRDPQQRGWMAATQLADGSLELAGRQGLSNLGRNELLEHFQ, encoded by the coding sequence ATGCACCTGTCCCTTGCGTTCCTTACGCTGCTGGCCAGCAGCGTTGCGCTTGCCGCGCAGCCACCCGTCGACCGTCTGGAGCGACCGGCTCCGGATCAATCCCATGTCCAGTTTCAGTCATTCAATGACGTGCAAAGCCTGCCCGCAGGCTTCGTCGCCGCCGGGCGCGATGGTCTGCTGGTGCAGGGTGACGGCAAGGGCAACCTCAGCCCGTTGCCCAGCCCGACCAGCGTGTTGTTGACGGCGGTCCGTGGTCAGCCGGGTCAGGCTCTGTGGGCGACCGGCCACGATGGCCTGGTCCTGCGCCAGGCACCGGGCAAGCCGTGGCAGCGCGTACTCGATGGCAACCGAATCAACGCGATGTTGCAGGCGGCTGCACAGCAGCGGCTGGAAAAGGCCCAGGCCGCCAGCGATGCATCCCCCGGTGACAGCCAACTGAGCCAGCAACTGGAAGACGCGCAGTTCTATGCGGACGACGCGCAAGCCAGTCAGGACGCCGGGCCGGCGCGCCCGTTGCTCGACCTCTGGGTTAACGATGACCGCCGTGCGTGGGCCGTGGGGGCCTACGGCGTGATGCTGGCCACCGACGATGGCGGCGCGCAATGGCGCTTGCTCGACAACCTGCCCAACCCCGAACGCCTGCACCTGAACAGCGTGCTGGAAACCGCACCCGGCGTACTGCTGGTAGCCGGCGAAGGCGGGCGGCTGTATCGCTCCGACGACGGCGGACAGCACTGGGATGCGCTGCGCCAACTGGGCAATGGGTCGCTGTACCGCCTGATTCCGCTGGCCAAACCGGGCGATGTGCTGGTGGTTGGCTTCGGCGGTTTCGTCGCGCGTTCCCAGGACGCCGGCGTCACCTGGCAGACGCTGCCCATCCCAGCCAAGGCCAGCCTGTTCGGTGGCACGCGCCTGGACAACGGCGGAGTGCTGCTGGTCGGCCAGGGCGGCAACCTGCTCTACAGCCAGGACCTTGAGCATTTCCGCCTCTGGCGCGACCCGCAACAGCGGGGCTGGATGGCCGCCACCCAACTGGCCGATGGCAGCCTCGAACTGGCCGGGCGCCAGGGGCTGTCGAACCTGGGACGAAATGAACTGCTGGAGCACTTTCAATGA